A region of Bos javanicus breed banteng chromosome 17, ARS-OSU_banteng_1.0, whole genome shotgun sequence DNA encodes the following proteins:
- the HCAR2 gene encoding hydroxycarboxylic acid receptor 2 produces the protein MNPSQLQNHFLKIGEKNCCVFRDDFIAKVLPPVVGLEFVFGLLGNGLALWIFCFHLKSWKASRVFLFNLAVADFLLIICLPFLADNYVRRWDWKFGEIPCRLMLFMLAMNRQGSIIFLTVVAVDRYFRVVHPHHALNKISNRTAGIISCLLWGITIGLTVHLLHRTRLIENQGSKLCSSFSICDAFRWHDAMFLLEFFVPLGIILFCSVRIVWSLRQRQMNKHAKIKRAINFIMVVAIVFIICFLPSVAVRIHIFWLLRKAGTENCDIYRSVDLAFYITLSFTYMNSMLDPLVYYFSSPSFPNFFSTLINRCLKRKGPDESDNNRSTSVELTGDLSTTKNVPEALMANPSEPQSPSYLNPVSS, from the coding sequence ATGAACCCTTCCCAACTGCAGaatcattttctgaaaatagGCGAGAAGAACTGCTGTGTGTTCCGCGATGACTTCATTGCCAAAGTGCTGCCGCCGGTCGTGGGGCTGGAGTTCGTGTTCGGGCTCCTGGGCAATGGCCTTGCCCTGTGGATCTTCTGCTTCCACCTCAAGTCCTGGAAAGCCAGCCGGGTTTTCCTGTTCAACTTGGCCGTGGCTGACTTTCTCCTGATCATCTGCCTGCCGTTCCTGGCGGACAACTACGTGCGGAGGTGGGACTGGAagtttggggagatcccctgccGGCTCATGCTCTTCATGTTGGCCATGAACCGCCAGGGCAGCATCATTTTCCTCACCGTGGTGGCCGTGGATAGGTACTTCCGGGTGGTCCATCCCCACCACGCCCTGAACAAGATCTCCAATCGGACAGCGGGCATCATCTCCTGCCTCTTGTGGGGCATCACCATCGGCCTGACTGTCCATCTCCTACACAGAACGAGGTTGATCGAGAATCAGGGTTCGAAACTGTGcagcagcttcagcatctgtgaTGCCTTCCGCTGGCATGATGCCATGTTCCTCCTGGAGTTCTTCGTGCCCCTGGGCATCATCCTGTTCTGCTCAGTCAGAATTGTCTGGAGCCTGCGGCAGCGGCAAATGAACAAACATGCCAAGATCAAGCGGGCTATCAACTTCATCATGGTGGTAGCCATTGTCTTCATCATCTGCTTCCTGCCCAGCGTGGCCGTGCGCATACATATTTTCTGGCTCTTGCGCAAGGCTGGCACGGAAAACTGTGACATCTATCGTTCAGTGGACCTGGCGTTTTACATCACCCTCAGCTTCACCTACATGAACAGCATGCTGGACCCTTTGGTGTACTACTTCTCCAGCCCATCTTTCCCCAACTTCTTCTCCACCTTGATCAACCGCTGCCTGAAGAGGAAGGGGCCGGATGAGTCGGATAACAACCGCAGCACCAGCGTCGAGCTCACTGGGGATCTGAGCACTACCAAGAATGTTCCCGAGGCTTTGATGGCCAATCCCAGTGAGCCGCAGAGCCCCTCTTATCTGAATCCAGTCTCCAGTTAA
- the HCAR1 gene encoding hydroxycarboxylic acid receptor 1, with translation MANRSCCLIQGYHMPEVMPSLLILAFVLGILGNGVALCGFCFHMKTWKPSTIYLFNLAVADFLLMICLPFRTDYYLRQRQWAFEDIPCRVVLFMLAMNRAGSIVFLTVVAVDRYFKVVHPHHMVNTISNWTAVGIVCVLWTLVILGTLYLLLENHLCVQEKIIACESFIMVSANGWHDVMFQLEFFLPLGIILFCSFKIIWSLKQRQRLARQSRMKKPVRFIMTVAVVFIACYLPSALARLYFLWTVPSSACNPSVHVALHVTLSFTYINSMLDPLVYYFSSPSFPKFYTKLKICSVRPRCPGCFKRPEGMPTSNLCCKSCISVANSFQSQSEGQ, from the coding sequence ATGGCCAACAGGTCGTGCTGTCTCATCCAGGGGTACCACATGCCCGAGGTGATGCCGTCGCTGCTAATCCTCGCCTTTGTGCTCGGCATCCTGGGCAACGGCGTCGCCCTCTGTGGTTTCTGCTTTCACATGAAGACCTGGAAGCCGAGCACTATTTACCTGTTCAACTTGGCCGTGGCCGACTTCCTTCTGATGATCTGCCTGCCCTTTCGGACAGACTACTACCTCAGACAGAGGCAATGGGCGTTTGAGGATATTCCTTGTCGGGTGGTGCTCTTCATGCTGGCCATGAACAGGGCGGGGAGCATTGTCTTCCTCACAGTGGTGGCTGTGGACCGGTATTTTAAAGTGGTCCACCCCCACCACATGGTGAACACCATCTCCAACTGGACTGCGGTTGGCATTGTCTGTGTCCTTTGGACCCTGGTCATCTTGGGGACTCTGTATCTTCTGTTGGAGAACCATCTGTGTGTGCAAGAGAAGATCATAGCTTGTGAGAGCTTCATCATGGTATCGGCCAATGGCTGGCATGATGTCATGTTCCAGCTGGAGTTCTTTCTGCCCCTTGGCATCATCTTGTTCTGCTCCTTCAAGATCATTTGGAGCCTCAAGCAGAGGCAGCGTCTGGCCAGGCAGAGCCGGATGAAGAAGCCTGTTCGTTTCATCATGACGGTGGCGGTGGTGTTTATTGCCTGCTACCTGCCCAGCGCGTTGGCCAGACTGTATTTCCTCTGGACGGTGCCCTCCAGCGCCTGCAATCCATCTGTCCATGTGGCCCTCCACGTCACCCTCAGCTTCACCTACATAAACAGCATGCTGGACCCCCTGGTATATTATTTTTCAAGTCCCTCATTCCCCAAATTCTACACCAAGCTCAAAATCTGCAGTGTGAGACCTAGGTGTCCGGGATGCTTCAAGAGGCCAGAGGGGATGCCCACTTCCAACCTTTGTTGCAAGAGTTGCATCAGTGTTGCAAATAGCTTCCAAAGCCAGTCTGAGGGGCAGTGA